TCGAGAACATCGTGTCGATCATGTCGCCGGACTCGATCTGCAGTGAAAACGGTGGATGGAGGACAGTAACGGCGATAACGAACACGACGAACACGGCACAGGTCAGGACACTGGAGACGAGAAGGCGGTTCGCGCGAAGCAGCACCCAGAGTCTTATCCGACTCCCCCCAGTGCGCTCACGCATCGTGTTGGCCGTACTGATGTCGGTCTCGTCAGTCATACTGGCTCACCTGACCGGGCAGGTCGCTTGAATACGAGGTACTTCGTGCCGCCTCCCTCGTAGTCGATTGTCTCCACAAACTCCCAGCCCTCCGCACCGAATTGGTTCAGCTCCGCTTTCGGGTCCTCTGCTTCTTTTTGGGTCTCATCGCGTGGCGGGCGAAGCGTCTGGTACTCCCAGCGGGTCGTTTCTGATTCGGACATCACGACTAGTAGGGACTGCAGCCTTCTATACCCCGCTCGACTACCGGGGTGGAGCGGATATCTCGACCCTGTTGAAACCCTCAATCGGTGACAGGTTCCAGCGGTCGTGGTGAAGACAGCAGACGGTGGTCCTTCATATCAACGACGAAACAGTCGTTAGTGAGGTGTGCCTATCGAGCGTCGATGAGTTTCTTCCTCCCCGTAGAGCGGATGAGAGTCACCAGCGACGTCGATCCCTCCGAGCGCACCACGCTTGATCGTACGTGATGCGACGTGGCCGACCAGTTCCACCGATTCCGGATGGGCGCATCCATGTGCGCAATCGTCGCCGTCCCGGGCGGGACGGACGTCGTCGCGATGAATCGCGCCGGACGCGACAGCACGTCGCCATCCCAGTAGAGGCGCGACCGGACGTTCTCGATGGCATCACAGAAGCTGGTCGGGTTCCGGCCACCGTCAACGAAGAAGAACCGAATCTCCTCGTCAGTCTCGACACTCGGACGGCAGCGCGAGAAAGTGATATCCCGGCGGCCCGGCCACCGTCGCCGCGACTACGAGCTGGCCGGTGTCCCCGCGACGGCTGTCGTCTCAGGCCGGA
This portion of the Haloarchaeobius salinus genome encodes:
- a CDS encoding DUF4177 domain-containing protein translates to MSESETTRWEYQTLRPPRDETQKEAEDPKAELNQFGAEGWEFVETIDYEGGGTKYLVFKRPARSGEPV